A genomic stretch from Candidatus Atribacteria bacterium includes:
- the whiA gene encoding DNA-binding protein WhiA: protein MLFSYRVKTELARIIPQNVSEQRDELLAFIKLKGKLVKSNQKKNVVIILDDPTTTRTAYNLIKMVFGIFPSVKKENLSNTKKYYEIKVPFLREIEIIFKELNLSWEDKPISDKQYILRNIINLNKNFSKDSYLRGAFLINGFVSDPEKMYHLEISTKNKGEANFIHALLNYYDLNSRISFWKKKWVVYLKRGESIFEFLRLIGLQDALLYFQDIRARKDVLNIVNRLVNCETANLDKIVLSAAKQLHDIDVIEKKMGLQYISPKLFLVAEARKNLPYASLQELAEELNFKLTKSGIYHRLRKISQIAENL from the coding sequence ATGTTATTTTCTTACCGAGTAAAAACTGAATTAGCCAGGATAATCCCCCAGAATGTATCTGAACAGAGGGATGAATTACTGGCATTTATAAAATTAAAAGGAAAGTTAGTTAAATCTAATCAGAAAAAAAATGTAGTTATTATTTTAGATGATCCGACTACCACGCGGACAGCTTATAATTTGATTAAAATGGTTTTTGGGATTTTCCCCTCGGTTAAAAAAGAAAATTTATCAAATACCAAAAAATATTACGAGATTAAAGTTCCTTTTTTAAGAGAAATAGAGATTATTTTTAAAGAATTAAATCTAAGCTGGGAAGATAAACCTATATCCGACAAACAATATATTCTAAGAAATATAATAAATTTGAATAAAAATTTTTCTAAAGATTCCTATTTACGGGGAGCCTTTTTGATAAATGGATTTGTAAGTGATCCGGAAAAGATGTATCACTTAGAAATTTCTACAAAAAACAAAGGAGAGGCAAATTTTATTCATGCTCTCTTAAACTATTATGATTTAAACTCGCGGATAAGTTTCTGGAAGAAAAAGTGGGTAGTATATTTGAAGAGGGGGGAAAGCATATTTGAATTTTTAAGATTAATCGGACTTCAGGATGCTCTGCTATATTTTCAGGATATAAGGGCTAGAAAAGATGTTTTAAATATTGTAAACAGATTGGTTAATTGCGAGACCGCAAATTTGGATAAAATAGTTCTTTCGGCAGCTAAACAATTACACGATATTGATGTGATAGAAAAAAAAATGGGTTTGCAGTATATTTCACCGAAATTGTTCTTGGTAGCTGAAGCACGTAAGAATCTTCCTTATGCCAGTTTGCAGGAATTAGCCGAGGAATTAAATTTTAAACTAACTAAATCAGGAATTTATCATCGGTTAAGGAAAATATCTCAGATTGCGGAAAATTTATAA